In Bacillus pumilus, the sequence AGAACTTTCTTGTATATTCTGGATGACCAATAAAAGCAAACCAAGGATAACCAGGCAAAAATGCTTCTGGGAATGCCACAAGCTTTGCACCATTTGAAGCTGCCTCGTCAATCATTTCACATGATTTGTCAACTGTTGCCTCCAAATTTAAATAGATGGGTGCTGCTTGTACCGCAGCTGCTCGAAATTTAGGGTAAATGCTTGTCATATTTCAAAACCTCCATTTCTTCTATTCCACTTAATTATAAGATAGGAATTATGAAGTTTGGATGACAATTACCATTTTAGTTAAAATAAGGATTTTTATTCAATGAAACAAACACGTGGTTCTGTTAGACATTTAACAATGTGTATAGTACACTGTGAGTAATGAAATGGATGTGATAATCATGATTATTGATACATTCAATGAAGTCTTTTTCCTTGTTGAATTCTTTACGATTATTCTTCCAGCACTGACGGCCATCGGCATTGCGTTTTTATTAAAAGATTGCCGAATGAACGAGCACCTTGGTGGACATCGTTTGGAAGAGTTGGACGCATCTTGCTTGAATCGAACAGACTTTCTGTTTATCATATATGATCGCATTACAACTTGGATTAGTAAAGTCATTCGAATGAAAAGATCATCAAATGATGATGAAGACCATTCGCTTCCTCTCTCTAATTAATTTTTTAAAAAATGAGGAGGAAACGAATTGAAACGTTTATTGACTATTTGTACGACTTTATGTTTAATGATGATTGCCTCACCTGCATTTGCGGCAAGTGCGCAAACGAATACGAGCTCTGATGGGTTTTTCCATCATTATTTTGTCCAGCCTTTTTCTGAGTTGATCATTTGGCTTGCGAACTTCTTTCATGATGATTATGGCTTATCCATTATGTTTGTAACACTCATTGTACGCCTGCTCATTTTCCCGCTTTTTGCGAATCAATTTAAGAAACAAAAAGTCATGCAGGAGAAAATGGCATTGATCAAACCTCAGATTGACCAAATACAAAGCAAATTGAAGAAAACGAAAGAACCTGAGAAACAAAAAGAACTGCAAATGGAAATGATGAATATTTACAAAGAGAACAACGTGAACCCGCTGGCGATGGGCTGTCTGCCTATGCTGATTCAAATTCCAATTGTTCTCGGCTTTTACTCGGCTATCCGCTCAACACCAGAGATCGCAACGCATTCGTTCTTATGGTTTAACTTAGGACAAACTGATGTATTCGTAGCGATCTTTGCAGGCGCTATGTATTTCTTACAATTTTATGTCACGCAAAGATATGCGAAGCAATCAGGCACCCAAACAGAGGCTGCGCTCAAGCAGGCCAAAATCATGGGCATGATTTTTCCTATCATGATGCTATTTATTTCAATCAATGCCCCTGCTGCTCTTCCTTTATACTGGATGACAAGCGGACTATTACTCACGATTCAAACGATTATTTTAAATGTGATGTACCAAAAGTCAAAAACGAAAGCTGAGGCAAACGATCAAGTCAAGCCCGCTGCTGAATAAAAATAGGCCCCTTATCCTTTGATAAGGGGCTTTTCTTTAAGCCAATTCTTCTTTCATTCGCTCTGGCAATTGATCGAGGTCCTCAATTTTCCCAAGAAACTTACTTGGGTCGACTTGTAAAATCATCTTGTTCTCTCTCTCCACAACGCCGAAGAAATATTCAGATGCTTTTGTGTTCATATGAAATGGCTTGATCTCGCTTAGCTCGATATCAATGATATCTTTTGCATCTGAGACAAGGCAGCCAATCATTTGATCGTTTAATTCAAATAGTAAAACCTTGGACTGTTCGTTCACATCAAGAGACTTTCCGTGAAGCATCACACCTGTGTCGCTGACTGGAATAACCTCTCCTCTTAATGACATGAGTCCTTTAATCTCTTTTGGAAGGTTCGATACTTCTTGTAAATAAGGGACCTTCTCAATCGAACGAATATGCTCTACACTGATGCCAAAATCCTCTTGTCCCACCTGGAAAATAATGATCTTTTGCGTGCTCACAGAGTCTCCTGCCTTTACGATGGATTTGTCGTTTCTTCGATAATGGCGAGAACCATTTCAGCTGTTTTGACTAATTCTTCAATCGGCATTTTCTCATTTTTCGTATGAATATCTTCATATCCAACAGCTAGGTTGACGGTTGGGACGCCGTTCCCGGCAATGACGTTTGCATCACTGCCTCCACCGCTTGTCTGTAGTTCTGAAGGACGGCCAATTTTCGCAGCCGCTTTTTTCGCCACTTCTACGACTTGATCGCCGTGAGAGAATTTGAAGCCTGGATACATGATGTCAATTTGTACATCGGCACTTCCGCCCATTTCTTTAGCGGTTTTTTCAAAGGCTTCTTTCATCTTTGCTACTTGTGTTTCCATTTTTGCAGGTTCTAAAGAGCGTGCCTCAGCAAGAATATCGACTTGATCGCAGACAATATTCGTTTGCGTTCCGCCTTCAAAACGGCCGATATTCGCCGTTGTTTCTTCATCAATGCGGCCAAGCGGCATGCTGGCAATCGCTTTTGATGCAATCGTAATCGCAGACACGCCTTTTTCAGGTGCTACACCTGCGTGAGCTGTTTTTCCATAAATGGTTGCGCGTACTTTTGCCTGTGTTGGCGCAGCCACGATAATCGTACCGACCTTTCCATCTGAATCAAGAGCATAGCCATATTTCGCTGTCATTCGTTTTGGATCTAACGCTTTTGCTCCAACAAGTCCTGATTCTTCACCTGCCGTGATGACAAATTCAATCGTACCATGAGGCAAATTCTTCTCTTTCAGCACGCGGATGGCTTCAAACATAGCAGCAAGTCCTGTTTTATCGTCAGCACCAAGAATGGTTGTTCCATCTGTTTTCACATATCCGTCTTCAATGACTGGTTTTACGCCATTCCCTGGAACAACAGTGTCCATATGAGAAGTGAAATAGATCGTATCCGCCTGTTGATTTCCTTCCAGTGTGCAGATCAGGTTACCTGCACCGTGGCCAGTTGTCGCTTTTGAATCGTCTTCAACCACTTTAAGACCAAGCTGCGTGAATTTTTCTTTTAATACTTCAACAATTTTTTCTTCGTGTTTTGTTTCCGAATCAACCTGAACAAGTTCTAAAAATTCGTCTAGTAAGCGTTTCTCATTGATCATGATGGTGCTCCTCCTCTTATAGCGGCATGTTGCCATGCTTTTTTAACGGTCTATCTTCTTCTTTACTGCGAAGCAGGTCAAATGAGCGAATCAATCGCTCTCTCGTTTCAGCTGGCGTTAAAATATCGTCTACCAGTCCTGACTGAGCCGCTTTCAATACACTCGGTTCTTTGTCAAACTCCCGCGAAGCAGGATGAACAATTTCGTCTGCGAACGTTTTTCCCATGACATCAATTTCTGCCTCTGGCCATGCATAAACAAAGTCAGCGCCTAAGCCCTTACTATTCATAGCGACATATGCACCGCCAAACGCCTTTCTTAAAATCACGGTGATTTTTGGAACTGTCGCCTCTGCGTACGCATATAAAAGCTTCGCGCCGTGCCGGATAATTCCCGCATGCTCGGCTTTCTCCCCTGGTAAAAACCCAGGAACGTCCACAAGAGTTAAGATGGGAATATGGAACGCATCGCAAAACCGAATAAACCTGGCCGCTTTATCAGCAGCATCAAGATCAAGGCTTCCTGCCAGCACCTTTGGCTGATTGGCGACAAGACCAATCGAAGACCCTTGTAATCTGGCAAAACCTGTGACGATATTTTTCGAGAAACAAGGCTGCGTTTCAAAGAATGAGCCGTGATCCGTTATCGCTGTCACCACTTGTTTGGCATCATAGGTGCGTGATGGATCCTTTGGCAAGATGTCGCCTGGATCGATGGCATCATACTTTCGTGCCTCTCTATGAATGACAGCCTGTTGTTTCGTTGGTATGTACGTTAAAAGAGTTCGAACCGCTTTTAACACGTCTCTCTCATCTTTCCCAGTATAGTGCACATTCCCGCTTGTCTGATGCTGAACACTTGCACCGCCAAGCCGGTCAGGACAGACCGTTTCTCCTGTTGCCTTTTCTAAGACTTTCGGACCAGTTAAAAACATATGGGCTGTTTGCTCCGTCATGAAGACAAAATCAGTCAATGCAGGAGAATAAACTGCACCTCCAGCACATGCGCCTAAAATAACGGATATTTGCGGGATTTGACCAGAGTACAACACGTTTCGTTTAAAAATCTGACCGTATCCTTCTAATGATACCACACCCTCTTGAATTCTCGCACCACCTGAGTCTTTTAGACCGATGATAGGCATTTGATTTTTAGCCGCCAGATCCATTAAAGAGGCAATTTTTTTGGCATGCATTTCGCCTAACGAGCCCCCATATACGGTCGCATCTTGTGCATAAACACATACGGGCCTTCCATGAATGAGTCCCGTTCCAATGACGACGCCGTCACCTACATGCTCTGACCTGTGACCTTTTGCAAATGGCTGAATTTCCATCAAGCTGTGCTGGTCAAGAAGGTCATGCAGCCGCTGACGAACAGTCAGCTTTCCTTTGTTTCGGTGGGCCGCTAATCGTTTTTCACCACCGCCCTTTAAAGCCTTCTCTCGCCATTCGGACAAGTCATTGAACGATTCATTCATCGCCATATTTCTCTCCTTTCAAGGGCTCACACAATTCAACTAACACACCGGATGTTTCTTTTGGTGAAATAAACGCGATACGCTTTCCGCTGGCACCCATTTGTGCTGTTTTTTGAAAAAGCTGCACGTCTAAGTGATCAAGATGGCTAAGATCAGCCTGAATGTCATCTGACTTTAATGCGATATGATGAAGACCCTCTCCTCTTTTTGTTAAGAAGGTATGTAATTTGCTATGATCTGCCATCGGTTCAATCAATTCAATGTGCAGGTCACCAAGTGAAGCGAAGGACGCCTTAATCTCTTGTTCAGGAATTTCTTGTATGTCTGAAAATTTCCAGTTAAACAGCTGATGAAGCGTTTGACTTGTTTCTTTAATAGAAAAGACAGCAATGGCGATATGATCGATTTGGTTCATTTGTTCACTTCCTTTGTTGATCACTTGTCGCGTACGAAAAAACGAGCTAGAATAAAGAAAGGTGCGCTCGTCGCAAAAATCTTCCGTAATAGGGGTGCGATATGTCTCAGAAATTCATGAAATTTATGGTATTGCTCATGATTAGCTTGCTGTTAATTTCTTCACTATTAGCAGGAGCGGCAACCTTTTTATAAGGTTTTGATAAAAGCAGACAAGCAGGTGATTCGTTCGATCAACGAATGGCCTGTTTGTCTTTGGCTAGCTTTTCAAATGAATCGCTTGATTTTGTAATCCACACCTTTGTTCCAATTGGAAGCTGGTCAAACAGTCGTTCTACATCTTGATTATGAAGTCTCACACAGCCTGCCGTGATAAATTTCCCTATCGATGTTTCGTCGCTTGTTCCATGAATCCCATAGGTTCTTCCATCTGTCCCTCGTGCATCAAATCCAATCCACCTTCGGCCAAGAGGGTTATTCTTCGCACCGCCTTCAATATTCTTTCTTCTGTAATAAGGATCTTTCGCTTTAATCATAATGGTAAATTCACCTTCTGGCGTTAACTCAACTGTTTTCCCTGTAGAGGCAGGATATACGTTTTGGATTTTTCCTTGATCAATAAAGGCAAGTTCATTCGTTTGTTTATTAATAATGACAAATGGGTCTCCGGGAAGCGGGTTCTGTCCAAGCGGCCAAATAGGCGAAAGGGACATGGTCAGCACGATATAAAATAAAAGACGCATAGGCTCCTCCTTTTTTCATTAGATTGACCAATGAAGGAGGAACTCATGCGTCTCTATTCTTTCATGCCTTTAAAATAGCTTTTCAGCACTAAATATTGTTCCATTTCCCCGAGGAAATGAAAGAGTGCGGCTCTTGCCTCAAATTCTTC encodes:
- a CDS encoding L,D-transpeptidase; this translates as MRLLFYIVLTMSLSPIWPLGQNPLPGDPFVIINKQTNELAFIDQGKIQNVYPASTGKTVELTPEGEFTIMIKAKDPYYRRKNIEGGAKNNPLGRRWIGFDARGTDGRTYGIHGTSDETSIGKFITAGCVRLHNQDVERLFDQLPIGTKVWITKSSDSFEKLAKDKQAIR
- the prli42 gene encoding stressosome-associated protein Prli42; its protein translation is MSQKFMKFMVLLMISLLLISSLLAGAATFL
- the mce gene encoding methylmalonyl-CoA epimerase; its protein translation is MNQIDHIAIAVFSIKETSQTLHQLFNWKFSDIQEIPEQEIKASFASLGDLHIELIEPMADHSKLHTFLTKRGEGLHHIALKSDDIQADLSHLDHLDVQLFQKTAQMGASGKRIAFISPKETSGVLVELCEPLKGEKYGDE
- a CDS encoding chemotaxis protein CheW, translated to MSTQKIIIFQVGQEDFGISVEHIRSIEKVPYLQEVSNLPKEIKGLMSLRGEVIPVSDTGVMLHGKSLDVNEQSKVLLFELNDQMIGCLVSDAKDIIDIELSEIKPFHMNTKASEYFFGVVERENKMILQVDPSKFLGKIEDLDQLPERMKEELA
- a CDS encoding membrane protein insertase YidC, with translation MKRLLTICTTLCLMMIASPAFAASAQTNTSSDGFFHHYFVQPFSELIIWLANFFHDDYGLSIMFVTLIVRLLIFPLFANQFKKQKVMQEKMALIKPQIDQIQSKLKKTKEPEKQKELQMEMMNIYKENNVNPLAMGCLPMLIQIPIVLGFYSAIRSTPEIATHSFLWFNLGQTDVFVAIFAGAMYFLQFYVTQRYAKQSGTQTEAALKQAKIMGMIFPIMMLFISINAPAALPLYWMTSGLLLTIQTIILNVMYQKSKTKAEANDQVKPAAE
- a CDS encoding acyl-CoA carboxylase subunit beta: MAMNESFNDLSEWREKALKGGGEKRLAAHRNKGKLTVRQRLHDLLDQHSLMEIQPFAKGHRSEHVGDGVVIGTGLIHGRPVCVYAQDATVYGGSLGEMHAKKIASLMDLAAKNQMPIIGLKDSGGARIQEGVVSLEGYGQIFKRNVLYSGQIPQISVILGACAGGAVYSPALTDFVFMTEQTAHMFLTGPKVLEKATGETVCPDRLGGASVQHQTSGNVHYTGKDERDVLKAVRTLLTYIPTKQQAVIHREARKYDAIDPGDILPKDPSRTYDAKQVVTAITDHGSFFETQPCFSKNIVTGFARLQGSSIGLVANQPKVLAGSLDLDAADKAARFIRFCDAFHIPILTLVDVPGFLPGEKAEHAGIIRHGAKLLYAYAEATVPKITVILRKAFGGAYVAMNSKGLGADFVYAWPEAEIDVMGKTFADEIVHPASREFDKEPSVLKAAQSGLVDDILTPAETRERLIRSFDLLRSKEEDRPLKKHGNMPL
- a CDS encoding tripeptidase T, translating into MINEKRLLDEFLELVQVDSETKHEEKIVEVLKEKFTQLGLKVVEDDSKATTGHGAGNLICTLEGNQQADTIYFTSHMDTVVPGNGVKPVIEDGYVKTDGTTILGADDKTGLAAMFEAIRVLKEKNLPHGTIEFVITAGEESGLVGAKALDPKRMTAKYGYALDSDGKVGTIIVAAPTQAKVRATIYGKTAHAGVAPEKGVSAITIASKAIASMPLGRIDEETTANIGRFEGGTQTNIVCDQVDILAEARSLEPAKMETQVAKMKEAFEKTAKEMGGSADVQIDIMYPGFKFSHGDQVVEVAKKAAAKIGRPSELQTSGGGSDANVIAGNGVPTVNLAVGYEDIHTKNEKMPIEELVKTAEMVLAIIEETTNPS